Proteins encoded by one window of Bactrocera oleae isolate idBacOlea1 chromosome 4, idBacOlea1, whole genome shotgun sequence:
- the LOC138857105 gene encoding cilia- and flagella-associated protein 251-like: protein VNETNEEEQPSGSSSSSAGRLPSAGDVFEQPEASGGSKAEETAECEDEEIEEEDTEEEESDSEEDVKENCTEQGDVGEQVRAGIERLADVEEGDEEQDDDEEEEEMSEEEEEEEEEEEESEEKQKTETVESEVLDRKEPETESDAAEYESAEEEDEVEDEKTEQSYDTPDTEHNADIELDDKTDTVTNETIHDSKETQEQNNLVINRSEEQSTKEVIEKHNVENKTEEEETETETETESDTDTETETETEETEEEDTKNSS from the coding sequence GTGAATGAGACAAATGAAGAAGAACAACCCAgtggtagtagtagtagtagtgcaGGAAGGTTGCCAAGTGCTGGGGATGTATTCGAACAGCCGGAAGCTAGTGGGGGATCAAAAGCCGAAGAAACTGCAGAATGTGAAGATGAAGAGATAGAAGAAGAGGATACAGAAGAAGAGGAATCCGACAGTGAAGAGGATGTGAAAGAAAATTGTACAGAACAGGGAGACGTTGGTGAGCAAGTGAGGGCTGGGATTGAAAGACTAGCAGATGTAGAAGAAGGTGACGAAGAGCAGGATGatgatgaagaggaagaagaaaTGAGTGAAGAGGAGGAGGAGGAGGAGGAGGAGGAAGAAGAGAgtgaagaaaaacaaaaaacagaaactGTTGAGTCAGAAGTGTTAGATAGAAAGGAACCAGAGACCGAGAGTGATGCTGCCGAATATGAATCTGCTGAAGAGGAAGATGAGGTAGAGGATGAAAAAACCGAGCAAAGTTATGATACTCCTGACACAGAACACAACGCAGACATAGAATTAGACGACAAGACAGACACTGTAACGAATGAGACCATACACGACTCAAAGGAAACGcaagaacaaaataatttagttaTAAACAGAAGCGAAGAACAAAGCACGAAAGAAGTTATTGAGAAGCATAATGTAGAGAACAAAACAGAAGAAGAAGAGACAGAGACAGAAACCGAAACTGAATCTGACACCGATACAGAAACGGAAACCGAAACGGAGGAGACGGAAGAAGAAGATACTAAAAACAGTAGTTAA